The Meiothermus sp. QL-1 genomic interval CGCCTCGGGGTTCTCCAGCGCCGAGAGGTCGCCAGGGGGCTGCCCCAGGTAGGCTGCCCGGATGACCCGGCGCATCACCTTGGCGTTGCGGGTCTTGGGCAGGTCGCTCACAAAAAGGAGCTTCTCGGGCCTCAGCGCCTTGCCCAGCCGGCCGGTGATGGTCTCGAGGATGGCCCGCTCCAGCTCGGGGCTCGGGGTCTGGCCCGGCCGCAGCACCACGAAGACCACCGCCACCTCCCCCTTGAGGGGGTGGGGCACCCCGATGGCCGCGGCCTCCTTGACCGCCGGATGCTCCACCGCGGCGCTCTCGTACTCCGCCGGTCCCACCCGCTTGCCGGCCACCTTGAGGGTATCGTCGCTGCGCCCCTGGATGAACCAGTGTCCCTCGGCGTCCACCCAGGCCCAGTCCCCGTGCACCCAGACCCCCTCAAAGCGGTTCCAGTAGGTGTTCAAATAGCGCTCGGGGTCGTTCCAGAAACCCTTGGTCTGGCCCGGCCAGGGCTTGAGGACCGCCAGCTCCCCCACCTCGCCCCGCACCGGCCGGCCCGCCGCATCCAGCACCTCGGCGTGGATGCCGGGGGCGGCGGTGTTGAAGCCCATGGGCTTGATAGGCCGCCAGGTGGTGCAGCCCAGGATGCCCCCGCCCACCTCGGTGCCCCCCGAGTAGTTGATGATGGGCAGCCGCCCCTGGCCCACGGTGTGGAAGAACCACAGGTAGGGCTCGAGGTTCCACGGCTCCCCGGTGGAGCCCAGCACGCGCAAGGCCGAGAGGTCGTGCTGGCGCACGGGCGCCTCAAAGGGCATCAGGGCCCGCACCAAGGTGGGCGAGAGGCCCAGGTGGGTCACCCGGTGCCGCGCGCACAGGGCCCAAAGCCGCCCCGCGTCCGGGTAGTCCGGGGCTCCCTCGTAAAGGAGAACCGTGGCCCCCAGGGTAAGCCCCCCCAGAATGGCCCACGGCCCCATCATCCAGCCCATGTCGGTGAACCAGAAAAGGGTCTCGCCCGCTCGCAAATCGAAGAGGTGAGCCAGGTCCTGGGCCGCCTTGAGGGGAAAGCCGGCGTGGTAGTGCACCGTACCCTTGGGCCTGCCGGTGGTGCCCGAGGTGTAGATGAGCATGAAGGGGTCCATGCTCTCCACGGGCGTGTAGGGGGCCTCGGGCGGCTGAAGGGGAACCCAGGCGTCCCAGGCCACTTCCCGCGGACCTAAGGGGACGTCGCCAAAACGGCGCACCACCAGGATGCGCTCCACGCTTGGCGCGAGCTGGGCTGCCGCCCGGGCCTGGGCGAGCAGCGGCACCCGGCTGCCCCGACGGTAAAAACCATCCGCGGTGATAAGGAGGCGGGCCCCGGCGTCCTGCAAGCGGGTGGCGGCCGCCTCGGCCGCATAGCCCGAGAAGATGGGAACGAAGATGGCCCCCAGCCGGGCCACAGCCAGCGCGCTGATGGCGGTCTCGGGGAGCATGGGCAGGAAAAGCCCCACCCGGTCGCCCGGGCCAATCCCCAAGGCTGCCAGCGCTTGGGCGGCCCGGGCCACCTCGTCCTCCAGCTCGGCGTAGGAAAGCCGCCGCACCGTCCCCTCCTCCCCCTCCCAGCAGAGGGCCAGAGCCTGCGGCCGGGTCCGGGCGTGGCGCAGGGCGTTCTGGGCCAGATTGAGCCGCCCGCCCACAAACCAGCGGGGCCACTGGGGGCCTTGGGAAGCGTCCAGCACCTGGGTGTAGGGGTGCAGCCACTCGATCCCTAAAAGCTCTAGGGTGGCGCGCCAGAAAGCCTCGGTCTCCTCGATGCTATAGCGGTAGAGGGCCTCGTAGTCGGGAAGCCCTAGGCGTTCCAACAGGGCCTCGAGGTGGCTGCCCCGGGTGTAGGCCTCGGAAGGAAACCATAGGGGGTCCATAGGCGTCTACCCCATAGTCTAGCGCCCTAGAGCGTTCAGCGTTTGCGGAACAGCAGGCCCAGAAAACCCTTGCGCACTGGCTTTTCCTCCTGAGGGGGCTTGGGGGGTTCCGGGCTCGAGGCCTTCTGCACAATCTGCAAAAAGGCCTTGAGCGTGGCCCGGGTGGCCGAATCCTTGACCAGGAGGTTGCGCACGATGCGGTCCAGGTGGGGCGGCAGGCCCGTGGGCGGGGGCAGCCGGTGCAGGTGGGCGTAGCCGAGCTCTTCAAGCGTCTCGCCCACGAAGGGCCGCTTGCCCACCAGAAGCTCAAAGGCCATCACCCCAAAGGAGTAGGCGTCCGACGCAGGGGTGGCCGCCTCGCCCGCAAAGAGCTCCGGGGCCATATAGAAGGGGCTTCCGGCCCGCTCCAGCGGCCTGGGGTTCTCGCGGGTCCTGGCCACGCCGAAATCGCCCAGCCTAAACCGGTTCCCCTCGACAAAGATGTTGGAGGGCTTGACGTCCTGGTGCACGATGCCCCGCTCGTGCAGGTAAAGGAGGGCCTGGGCAATCTGGGTAAGGCACTCCAGGGCTTCTTCCCGGCCCAGGGGCCCCTTGCGCAGACGGTCCTCGAGGGTGCCCTCTGGAAAGTACTCCAGGGCCAAAAAAGCCCCTTCCCCCTCGGGGCGGCCCGCCAGCCCCCGCACCAGGTGGGGGTGGCTCAGGCTAAGGGAAAGGGCCACTTCCTGGGCGAAACGCTCC includes:
- a CDS encoding serine/threonine-protein kinase; this translates as MDYRRLTRQDFKLEMLLGLGRSSQVYLARAPDGTQVALKVPRREVRTNRALAERFAQEVALSLSLSHPHLVRGLAGRPEGEGAFLALEYFPEGTLEDRLRKGPLGREEALECLTQIAQALLYLHERGIVHQDVKPSNIFVEGNRFRLGDFGVARTRENPRPLERAGSPFYMAPELFAGEAATPASDAYSFGVMAFELLVGKRPFVGETLEELGYAHLHRLPPPTGLPPHLDRIVRNLLVKDSATRATLKAFLQIVQKASSPEPPKPPQEEKPVRKGFLGLLFRKR
- a CDS encoding AMP-binding protein — its product is MDPLWFPSEAYTRGSHLEALLERLGLPDYEALYRYSIEETEAFWRATLELLGIEWLHPYTQVLDASQGPQWPRWFVGGRLNLAQNALRHARTRPQALALCWEGEEGTVRRLSYAELEDEVARAAQALAALGIGPGDRVGLFLPMLPETAISALAVARLGAIFVPIFSGYAAEAAATRLQDAGARLLITADGFYRRGSRVPLLAQARAAAQLAPSVERILVVRRFGDVPLGPREVAWDAWVPLQPPEAPYTPVESMDPFMLIYTSGTTGRPKGTVHYHAGFPLKAAQDLAHLFDLRAGETLFWFTDMGWMMGPWAILGGLTLGATVLLYEGAPDYPDAGRLWALCARHRVTHLGLSPTLVRALMPFEAPVRQHDLSALRVLGSTGEPWNLEPYLWFFHTVGQGRLPIINYSGGTEVGGGILGCTTWRPIKPMGFNTAAPGIHAEVLDAAGRPVRGEVGELAVLKPWPGQTKGFWNDPERYLNTYWNRFEGVWVHGDWAWVDAEGHWFIQGRSDDTLKVAGKRVGPAEYESAAVEHPAVKEAAAIGVPHPLKGEVAVVFVVLRPGQTPSPELERAILETITGRLGKALRPEKLLFVSDLPKTRNAKVMRRVIRAAYLGQPPGDLSALENPEAVEAIRQAL